The segment TCCACGTGAGTCAAATAGAGTTTATTCGCCATTGGCAGGAATTGTTGGTAAACCTTACCACCACCAATCACCATAATCTCATCAGCACCTTCAACTGCCTTCGCGGCCTCTAATGCTTCTTCAACTGATTTAACCCAGATAACGCCAGTTTCTGTGCCTGCTTGACTGCTCAAAACAATGTTGACACGCTGCGGTAAAGGACGACCTAACGCTTCATAAGTCACACGTCCCATAATCACAGGTTTATTCAATGTTTGACGCTTAAACCACGCCAAATCACCTGGTAAATTCCAAGGCATCGCATTTTCCATGCCGATAACCTGATCGAACGCCATTGCTGCGATTAAGCTAATATTCATCTAACCACCTTAGAAACGAAATATAAAAATTGTGCACACTATACGGAAACAGACATACTTCGTCGACTAAATTTAATCTTCCTTAAATACCACTCAATCCCTTATACTCGAACGACTCAAGTCAATGCACTAAACGATGTTTACAACGCTTTTAGTCCCTTATTACTCAGTTTAGTTCAACCTAAAATAAAGAGATTACATTATGTATCAGACCAGTATCATGGTCGCGACGATTGCCGCCCTTGGCATGATCTCACCGGGTCCAGATTTCTTTTTAATTATCAAGAATGCAGCGCGTTACCAACGTTCCGCAGCCATGATGACCGCCCTCGGTATTATCGTTGCTATTGCACTTCATATGTCTTACTGCGTGGCAGGGCTTGCCGTGTTGATCACCACAACACCATGGTTATTTAACATTCTTAAATATGCTGGCGCGGCGTATTTAATCTGGATTGGGATTAAAAGCCTAATGCCGCAAAAAGCTCAAAGCGTAGACTTAACTGCCAATCAGCATGAGCATGTCACATTCAAAAAAGCCTTTATGCAAGGTTTCTTGTGTAACGTCTTAAATCCTAAGGCAACTTTATTCTTCTTAGCGATTTTTACTCAAGTGCTTAATGTGGATTCGACATTCTCAGAAAAGCTCTGGTTCGCCTTTATTATTTGGGGTCTTGCAGTGATTTACTGGCCAATTTTGGTGTGCTTAATTCAAAGTGCACCCGTTAGAAAAGGGCTAGCAAAAGTACAAAAATATGTGGATAAAGTCCTAGGCGTAGTGCTAGTCGCATTCGGTATACGCGTAGCATTAAGCTAATTTTTAAAGTAAAAAAGCCCGCTAATTGCGGGCTTTTTTACAGACTTTCAATTAGTTGCTACCATCTTCAGGTGTAATAACCAACTGCCCCGCCGAGCCTAAATCTGCTTTTTCGAGGTTTTGGCTATAAAATAGGAATGGGAAATGGTTGTAAGACGGTTGTAGCATCTGCACAAGTAGCTCACAGCGCCCATCAATCCAAACGGTATCTTTCCATCCAAAGTTATCTGGCTGAGCCGGCTGCCCATTACAGTTGATCACTTTAAAGCGAACACCTTCAATGTGGAAAGATTGAGGCTGTTGGCTACTCACATTCCAACGTTCCCAACTGCCTTGGCGAGAAGTAATATCTACACGCCCCGTCTCCAATTTCACGCCATTGATACCTACAGGATCATTTAGCTGGATATCACGGTTAGTAATCGAAGAGGTAATTTGTGTCGTATCCAAGACTAATTGTTTTGGAACATCGTCCGTCACCAATGACATTAATCCCGTCGCTTTAATGGTTAATATGTTGGTGGAAATTAAATTATTCGACGGTTCAAACAACCCTTTAACGCGATCCATCAACGAAGCAGATTCCCCAGCCGTAATGGTCAGCTCAGCCGTTTTCGCCATATCAATCAGTACTTCACGGCGTTCTCCCGGCGCAAGTGAAAGTTCTTGAACGCTGGCTGGCACCGTGAGCAATCCTTGGTCTGACGCTATCATCACGAAAGGACGACCGTCGCTGATTTTCATCACATAGCGTCTGGAGTTAGAGGCATTTAATAATCGTAAACGCACCCAACCGCGAGACACTTCGATATAGGGATCTTGCACCCCGTTAACCACTAATGTATCCCCGAGGAATCCATTCTCATCCATGTGATACTCAGGAACGCCAAAATTATCCAAACGTTTGTCTTGAATAATAATCGGGAAATCATCTACGCCGTAATGTTTCGGCAGACGTAACTCTTTTGTGGAATCATCATCAATGATCCACATTCCCAGTAAACCATTGTAGATTTGCTGCCCCATTTTACCTTGGGTATTCGCGTGATACCAAAGCGTGGCCGCATTTTGGCGAATAGGGATCACGGGAGACCAATCTGCATTTGGTGAAATTTGTCTCGCTGCACCGCCAATTTGCGTGCCTGGGATCTGCAACCCACTGATCGTCATTGAAACGGCATCAGGTAATCTATTGCTATAGATTAACTTGAGATCATCGCCATTTTTTACGCGAATAGTGGGCCCTGGGTAAGAACCATTAATCCCTAAAACTTCCGCAGAATATTTACCATCGAAAGACCAATGGATTTTTTGTAATGTTAAAAAGAGTGGCTGTCCCGAACGGGATTCTAGCAAGGGTGGAACAGGGAGTGCGATCGTTCCTTCTGCACTCGCATAGTTTGATACCTGTAATAAGCACACAGCCAACCCGCTAATCAGCAATGATCGGCAACGACTGAATAACATAGATTCTCCGCTAAATAAAAACCAGCAAATTATTTTAATAAATCATTATAAACTAGTGATTTATACGAGTATTTTTAGGTATATGCTGGTAATACCACTATTTGGAATTCAATAATTTATCTTGCGACAAATTTGCGAGCCATCATATCGCGAAAGGACATGGAATTCTAAAAATATATGTATCAATAATTGAAATATAACAAATTTGAATGGTAATAATTTCAGGTGGGATTAAATAACAGCGGGAATCATGTGGTCAGGAAAAACATACTTCGATAAATAGAGTGGGAAGCTCTAAATGAACTTCCCACTATCAATAGCGTAAACTGATAGAACTGTTGAAATTAGCGTTTATTCAACTCTTCAACTTCTTTATCTAACTCTTTGATTTTAGCTTCCATCAAGTCATGACAATATTCCGACAGTTCGCGAACCTGATCTTTAGAGTATTTCGAGGTATCAATCGGATCCAACATTTCAATAATCACATGACCATTATTCCAACGGTTCAAACTGATTTTGTTCTGTGTCGTAGACACACACACAGGCACAATTGGTACGCCAGCAGCAATCGCAGCATGGAATGCACCCGTTTTAAATGGCAGTAAGCCACGTCCACGGCTACGTGTACCTTCAGGAAACATCCAGACTGAAATCTTACGAGATTTAATCTGCTCAGCAACTTGGGAAATGGTGTTATGGGCTTTTGAACGGTTACCACGGTCAATCAAAATATTTCCCGTGATCCAGTATAAGAAGCCAAAGAATGGGATCAAAACAAGGCTCTTTTTACCCACGGTAACGGTTCTTGGTTGAACACCATTCGACATAGTGACCATGTCATAGTTATTTTGGTGGTTACCGATATAAATACTTGGGCCGTAATCCTTCGCTTTTTCCGGAACGCGGTCAATCATTTTAATACCGAACACATGGGACAAACGCCCAAACATACGACCAAACGTCATCACATGTCTTGGATTTCGTGGGCTAAATAGGCAGTAGATACTGCCACCTACACACACACAAATCGTAAATATGATCACAATGATAGCTCTAATTAGCGCTAGCATAATATTCCTTAACTTATGAAAAGGGCTTTAACCAAGCCCTTGAATTATTGTTATTTTTACTCTGTATCTACAGAATCAACATCAATACGTTCAATGTTATGTAAACCACGCGGTAACGATGTTCCTTTACGTCCACGCTCTGCACGGTATTTCTGTAAGTCTTCTGATTTAAATTTCAGTTTACGCTTACCAAAATAGAGTGTGATCGAGGCTCGAGGTGGGATCACCATTAACCAAACCAGTAAGTCTTCACCACTTGCGGCTTGCGCCCCTGTGATGTTAATGATTTTATTCCCCTTCCCTTTGGATAATTGCGGGAGGTCAGACACAGGGAATAATAACATGCGACCGGCTTTCGTGATGGCTAATAACAAATCTTCTTTTTCGTTATTTAGCTCAATCGGTGCCATGACTTTTGCATTTTCAGGCAACGACATCAACGCCTTACCGGTTTTAT is part of the Providencia zhijiangensis genome and harbors:
- a CDS encoding LysE family transporter is translated as MYQTSIMVATIAALGMISPGPDFFLIIKNAARYQRSAAMMTALGIIVAIALHMSYCVAGLAVLITTTPWLFNILKYAGAAYLIWIGIKSLMPQKAQSVDLTANQHEHVTFKKAFMQGFLCNVLNPKATLFFLAIFTQVLNVDSTFSEKLWFAFIIWGLAVIYWPILVCLIQSAPVRKGLAKVQKYVDKVLGVVLVAFGIRVALS
- the ftsP gene encoding cell division protein FtsP codes for the protein MLFSRCRSLLISGLAVCLLQVSNYASAEGTIALPVPPLLESRSGQPLFLTLQKIHWSFDGKYSAEVLGINGSYPGPTIRVKNGDDLKLIYSNRLPDAVSMTISGLQIPGTQIGGAARQISPNADWSPVIPIRQNAATLWYHANTQGKMGQQIYNGLLGMWIIDDDSTKELRLPKHYGVDDFPIIIQDKRLDNFGVPEYHMDENGFLGDTLVVNGVQDPYIEVSRGWVRLRLLNASNSRRYVMKISDGRPFVMIASDQGLLTVPASVQELSLAPGERREVLIDMAKTAELTITAGESASLMDRVKGLFEPSNNLISTNILTIKATGLMSLVTDDVPKQLVLDTTQITSSITNRDIQLNDPVGINGVKLETGRVDITSRQGSWERWNVSSQQPQSFHIEGVRFKVINCNGQPAQPDNFGWKDTVWIDGRCELLVQMLQPSYNHFPFLFYSQNLEKADLGSAGQLVITPEDGSN
- the folA gene encoding type 3 dihydrofolate reductase, encoding MNISLIAAMAFDQVIGMENAMPWNLPGDLAWFKRQTLNKPVIMGRVTYEALGRPLPQRVNIVLSSQAGTETGVIWVKSVEEALEAAKAVEGADEIMVIGGGKVYQQFLPMANKLYLTHVDAEVIGDTHFPAYEPDEWDSIFTEYHEADEANSHGFCIEVLTRRV
- a CDS encoding 1-acylglycerol-3-phosphate O-acyltransferase, giving the protein MLALIRAIIVIIFTICVCVGGSIYCLFSPRNPRHVMTFGRMFGRLSHVFGIKMIDRVPEKAKDYGPSIYIGNHQNNYDMVTMSNGVQPRTVTVGKKSLVLIPFFGFLYWITGNILIDRGNRSKAHNTISQVAEQIKSRKISVWMFPEGTRSRGRGLLPFKTGAFHAAIAAGVPIVPVCVSTTQNKISLNRWNNGHVIIEMLDPIDTSKYSKDQVRELSEYCHDLMEAKIKELDKEVEELNKR